One genomic region from Roseofilum reptotaenium CS-1145 encodes:
- the rppA gene encoding two-component system response regulator RppA, with protein MKILLVDDEVALTESLSQVLRREGYEVDIATNGEQGEQLATTGDYNLLILDWMLPHRSGLEICRSLRNGKLATPVLFLTAKDTLDDRVMGLDSGADDYMIKPFELREFLARVRALLRRFSTPHPSVLQVEDLRLDLDNQMGDRQGRLIPLSQKECHLLAYFMQHPGQLLTHNQIYRATWSTEESPNSNVLAAQVRLLRRKIELPGESPLIHTVYGKGYRFGSLAD; from the coding sequence ATGAAAATTCTGTTAGTTGATGATGAAGTTGCCTTAACCGAGTCCCTCAGTCAAGTCCTTAGGCGAGAAGGATATGAAGTCGATATTGCCACGAATGGAGAGCAGGGAGAACAGTTAGCGACCACTGGAGACTATAATTTGCTCATTCTCGATTGGATGTTACCCCATCGATCGGGGTTAGAGATTTGCCGATCGCTGCGAAATGGCAAATTGGCTACCCCAGTTCTATTTCTCACCGCGAAAGATACCTTAGACGATCGCGTGATGGGACTCGATAGTGGGGCAGATGATTATATGATTAAGCCCTTTGAGTTGCGGGAATTCTTGGCTAGGGTACGGGCATTATTGCGCCGTTTTTCGACTCCTCACCCTTCAGTATTGCAGGTGGAAGACTTACGATTAGATCTCGATAATCAAATGGGCGATCGCCAGGGACGCTTAATCCCATTATCCCAAAAAGAATGTCATCTGCTCGCCTATTTTATGCAACATCCCGGTCAACTCCTCACCCATAACCAAATTTATCGAGCTACCTGGAGCACCGAGGAATCACCTAATAGTAATGTTTTAGCTGCTCAAGTGCGTTTGCTACGCCGAAAAATCGAGTTACCTGGAGAATCCCCCTTAATTCATACCGTTTATGGCAAAGGCTATCGGTTTGGCAGCCTAGCCGATTAA
- a CDS encoding sensor histidine kinase, with translation MPSIDGLWKINEGQTQIASAENTLLQHPLTSANRELALSNIQNAWTQINEGFEQGLNTPINNPEEKQLDTQFRQNWDAWKRAHESYLDRERQFYQLGIPNPEQKRLKLLLERQNNSPEMERVNEAIAARSEMLEANRQKQPLFRQATTSLLALLQNNQEFATQIQQGSIRTTQQVQSIAIFVLATMPLLVSVLAWMLSRRISQPIDRQFNTLIKDLELARDTLEEKVKERTQELQESLHRLTQTQSQLVQAEKMSSLGLLVAGVAHEINNPVSFIYSNLTHLQEYTHNLLDMMQLYQKYYPNPSAEIQAEAQEIDLEFVQEDLPKILDSMQLGTDRIQKIVLSLRNFSRLDEAQFKAVDIHEGIDSTLLILQYRIKANSERPQIEIVKEYGQLPLVECYPGQLNQVVMNILANAIDALEESNVERTFEDIQEDSNQIVICTSPINEDWVQIAITDNGSGMSEQVKQEIFNPFFTTKPIGKGTGMGMSISYQIITEKHKGKLECLSTVGQGTKFVIQLPIQQ, from the coding sequence TTGCCCAGTATTGATGGCTTGTGGAAAATTAACGAAGGTCAGACGCAAATTGCTTCTGCGGAAAACACATTACTACAACACCCTTTGACCTCTGCGAATCGAGAGCTAGCCTTAAGCAACATTCAAAACGCTTGGACTCAGATTAACGAAGGATTTGAGCAAGGACTCAATACCCCAATCAACAATCCGGAGGAAAAGCAATTAGACACTCAGTTTCGACAAAACTGGGATGCCTGGAAGCGTGCCCATGAGAGTTATCTCGATCGTGAACGACAGTTTTATCAACTCGGTATCCCCAACCCTGAGCAAAAACGCCTCAAACTGCTTCTAGAAAGACAAAACAATTCACCTGAAATGGAACGGGTGAACGAAGCGATCGCAGCTCGTAGCGAAATGTTAGAAGCGAACCGCCAGAAACAACCGTTATTCAGGCAAGCAACGACCTCTTTGCTGGCATTGTTACAGAATAATCAAGAGTTTGCGACTCAAATTCAGCAGGGTTCCATCCGCACAACTCAACAAGTTCAGTCCATTGCGATCTTTGTATTAGCCACTATGCCGCTGCTAGTCAGCGTGTTAGCGTGGATGTTAAGCCGGAGAATTTCCCAGCCGATTGATCGACAGTTTAACACCTTAATCAAGGATTTGGAACTTGCCCGTGACACGCTAGAAGAAAAGGTGAAAGAACGTACCCAAGAATTACAGGAATCCCTACATCGTCTCACCCAAACCCAATCGCAACTGGTTCAAGCTGAAAAAATGTCAAGTTTGGGGCTATTAGTTGCAGGAGTCGCGCACGAAATTAACAATCCAGTGAGTTTCATTTACAGCAATCTCACACATCTACAAGAGTACACTCACAATTTGCTCGACATGATGCAACTTTACCAAAAGTATTATCCCAATCCGTCGGCTGAAATTCAAGCTGAAGCTCAAGAAATCGATCTCGAATTTGTCCAGGAAGATTTACCTAAAATACTAGACTCGATGCAACTTGGAACCGATCGCATTCAGAAAATTGTGCTGTCGCTACGGAATTTCTCGCGTTTAGATGAAGCTCAGTTTAAGGCTGTAGATATTCATGAAGGTATCGACAGTACTCTACTAATTTTGCAATATCGTATCAAAGCGAACTCTGAGCGTCCTCAAATTGAAATTGTAAAAGAATATGGCCAATTACCATTGGTCGAGTGCTATCCTGGACAGCTTAATCAGGTAGTGATGAACATTCTGGCGAATGCGATCGATGCCCTAGAAGAATCAAACGTTGAGCGAACTTTTGAAGACATTCAGGAAGACTCCAACCAGATCGTAATTTGTACTTCACCGATCAATGAAGACTGGGTACAAATCGCGATCACTGATAACGGATCGGGAATGTCTGAACAAGTTAAACAGGAGATTTTCAATCCCTTCTTCACCACCAAACCGATTGGAAAAGGAACAGGGATGGGAATGTCGATCAGCTACCAAATTATCACCGAAAAACATAAGGGTAAGTTAGAGTGCCTTTCAACGGTTGGTCAAGGAACAAAATTCGTCATTCAACTTCCAATTCAACAGTAA
- a CDS encoding hybrid sensor histidine kinase/response regulator — MNNNTDSKNLLIVDDTPDNIRLLSTMLAEQGYKVRKALNGEMALNSCQADPPDLVILDIKMPDLDGYTVCERLKLNPETAEIPVVFISALDDVIDKVKAFQVGGVDYISKPFQCEEVLARVRSQLTIRELTFKLEQKVEARTAALLGAFESLQHTQLQLVQSEKMATLGQLIAGIAHEINNPLGFITNNLAFAQEGVQSLMDHLQLYKREYPQPTEAIIDHSETIDLEYVLEDLPNILDSIKIGSDRIQQLSVSLRKFSRKNNDQPVESDLHDGLESTLLILKHRLKSNGNRGAIEIRKEYQELPQILCYPEQLNQVFMNLLANSIDALDERCEKNGGHSSEESYSITIATEFISDRSLIQIRVTDNGLGIPEDIQSQIFDYQFTTKPAGKGTGLGLAIAHQIIQRHDGLLECHSIPQQKTTFTICLPIKNHIDS, encoded by the coding sequence GTGAACAATAATACAGATTCAAAAAACCTTTTAATTGTCGATGATACCCCGGATAATATTCGCTTACTCTCTACGATGTTAGCCGAACAAGGGTATAAAGTGCGTAAAGCTCTCAATGGAGAAATGGCCTTAAATTCTTGCCAGGCCGATCCTCCCGATTTAGTCATTCTCGATATTAAAATGCCCGATTTAGATGGGTATACGGTTTGCGAACGCTTAAAACTTAATCCAGAGACTGCGGAAATTCCAGTGGTTTTTATTAGCGCTTTAGATGATGTGATTGATAAGGTAAAGGCCTTTCAAGTCGGGGGAGTAGATTATATTAGTAAACCATTTCAGTGTGAAGAAGTATTAGCACGCGTTAGAAGTCAATTAACCATTCGAGAATTAACCTTTAAATTAGAACAAAAAGTGGAAGCTCGAACGGCGGCTTTATTGGGGGCTTTTGAAAGTTTGCAGCATACTCAACTTCAGTTGGTTCAAAGTGAAAAAATGGCAACCTTGGGCCAACTCATTGCCGGAATTGCCCATGAAATTAATAATCCCTTGGGATTTATTACGAATAATCTGGCATTTGCCCAAGAAGGGGTACAGAGTTTAATGGACCATTTACAACTCTATAAGCGGGAATATCCCCAACCTACAGAGGCAATTATCGATCACTCGGAGACCATTGATTTAGAGTATGTATTAGAAGACTTACCCAATATTCTCGATTCAATTAAGATAGGTAGCGATCGCATCCAACAACTTAGTGTTTCCTTACGCAAGTTTTCCCGAAAAAATAATGATCAGCCAGTAGAATCCGATCTTCACGATGGACTCGAAAGTACCCTACTCATCCTCAAACACCGCCTCAAAAGCAATGGGAATCGAGGAGCCATTGAAATCAGAAAAGAATATCAAGAGTTACCTCAAATTCTCTGTTATCCCGAACAACTCAATCAAGTATTTATGAATCTGTTAGCCAACAGTATTGATGCTTTAGATGAGCGGTGTGAGAAAAATGGGGGGCATTCTTCAGAGGAATCCTATAGCATTACCATTGCAACCGAATTTATCAGCGATCGCTCCCTCATCCAAATTCGGGTTACCGATAACGGGTTAGGCATCCCTGAAGACATACAAAGTCAAATTTTTGACTATCAATTCACCACTAAACCAGCGGGAAAAGGCACAGGATTAGGATTGGCGATCGCCCACCAAATTATCCAACGCCATGATGGACTCCTTGAATGCCACTCTATTCCCCAACAAAAAACCACATTTACTATCTGCTTGCCCATTAAGAATCATATTGATTCATGA
- a CDS encoding diguanylate cyclase domain-containing protein, which translates to MIAELELMGRNILIVDDLPDNLRLLSKMLTQQGYKVRKALNGEMAIASCTAQPPDLILLDINMPGMNGYQVCDALKSSPMTAQIPIIFLSALDEANHKLQAFKSGGLDYITKPFQVEEVLARVEHQLSLCYQQNKLKEELEQLKEEVNQRQQTQQNLERLVTVDELTQLSNRRHFNDYLKQEWKRLFSLPSYTGGYPQALSLILADVDYFKLYNDTYGHLKGDQCLQKVAQAMKQVVTYSGSLVARYGGEEFAVILPNASSDYALQVAELIRMQVKALKIPHSQSIVSSYVTVSLGVACRFPDSDLSPEDLISSADKALYHAKQQGRNSVFR; encoded by the coding sequence ATGATCGCAGAACTGGAACTCATGGGGCGCAATATCTTAATTGTGGACGATCTGCCCGATAATTTACGTTTGCTCTCCAAAATGCTGACCCAGCAGGGGTATAAAGTACGAAAAGCCCTCAATGGAGAAATGGCGATCGCCTCTTGCACCGCCCAGCCCCCGGATTTAATCTTACTTGATATTAATATGCCTGGCATGAATGGCTATCAAGTTTGTGATGCCCTCAAATCTTCGCCCATGACTGCCCAAATTCCCATTATTTTCTTGAGCGCCTTAGATGAAGCCAACCATAAATTGCAGGCCTTCAAATCTGGCGGACTAGACTACATTACTAAACCCTTCCAAGTTGAAGAAGTCTTAGCTAGGGTAGAGCATCAACTTAGCCTCTGTTATCAACAGAATAAACTCAAAGAAGAACTTGAACAACTCAAAGAAGAGGTCAACCAACGACAACAAACGCAACAGAACTTAGAACGGCTTGTGACCGTAGATGAACTCACCCAACTCAGTAATCGTCGCCATTTTAATGATTATCTCAAACAAGAATGGAAACGGTTATTTTCTCTGCCTTCCTATACCGGAGGATATCCCCAAGCCCTATCGTTGATTTTGGCTGATGTCGATTATTTTAAACTTTATAATGATACCTATGGCCATCTGAAGGGCGATCAATGTCTACAAAAGGTGGCTCAAGCGATGAAGCAAGTCGTCACCTATTCTGGCTCTTTAGTTGCCCGATATGGGGGAGAAGAATTTGCTGTTATTTTACCCAATGCCTCGTCAGATTATGCCTTACAAGTGGCTGAACTCATTCGTATGCAAGTTAAAGCCCTCAAAATTCCCCATAGTCAATCGATCGTGAGTTCATATGTTACGGTTAGTTTGGGAGTGGCTTGTCGGTTTCCAGATTCCGATTTATCTCCAGAAGATTTGATTTCCAGTGCGGATAAAGCGCTCTATCATGCCAAACAACAAGGCAGGAATTCCGTATTTCGATAA
- a CDS encoding hybrid sensor histidine kinase/response regulator: protein MKKKQRGSSEKTAELLPSKNHNRGASNQSSTACWSILAIDRDPQIYQTLTEKFQDFVFQGKPLQIEWIKTRKKAQSYLEVHPDLSIVFIDLDLEKPRGGLELVQWIREDCPNSCHRLIVCATEPDQALEFSIWLNYDINDYQHKDQLNQQTLGICLLKSLRSYQEIQNLEKKRQELTVLSTQLKHLNQTLEAQVKSRTQELATKTKQLEQEISDRTLAETDKRASEDKFSIVFQCTPHPITITSMKDGRHLEVNDAFLRTTGYTNEEVIGRTAVELQLWTKMEQRVNLFETLVSQGFIRDYEFEFCTKSGERRITLLSADIIKLRGEDCLLSVTNDITQRKQAEEALAKSKETAEQANKAKSEFLANMSHELRTPLNAILGFTQIMSRDGSLKQEHQENLEIIGRSGEHLLELINDILEMSKIEAGRVTLNPSNFDLYRLLKSIEEMLQLKATSKGLHLLFERDSYVPQFIGADEGKLRQVLINLLGNAIKFTQDGGVALRVNGQSTAGHQEETTIEFRVEDTGPGIAPEELHQLFEPFGQTETGRKSQQGTGLGLPISRQFVQLMGGDLTVTSQVDCGSTFSFSIQVKLIDSSEIEFSVPTRKVKGLAPGQPTKRILAVDDRQESRMLLLQMLGNLGFEVEVASNGQEAISIWKRWYPHLILMDMQMPVMDGYEATRQIKSTSKGRSTLIFALTASAFEEERNLVLSAGCDEFLRKPFRENILLEKIAQHLGIEYLYQENENSPSEADQPLARPLEDYLAEMTPEWIEELYQTAIKGFDDEMVLLIDQIPQSLSPLSQQLSEWAHNFRFDCVVSLIEKVRP, encoded by the coding sequence ATGAAGAAAAAACAGAGAGGATCATCGGAAAAAACCGCTGAACTCTTGCCATCGAAAAACCATAACCGGGGTGCATCCAATCAGTCATCAACTGCCTGTTGGTCGATTTTAGCGATCGATCGAGATCCACAGATTTATCAGACTTTGACGGAGAAATTTCAGGACTTTGTATTTCAAGGAAAACCCTTACAAATCGAATGGATAAAGACTAGAAAAAAAGCGCAAAGTTATCTAGAAGTCCACCCAGATTTGAGCATTGTCTTTATCGATCTAGATCTAGAAAAACCCAGGGGTGGGTTAGAACTGGTTCAGTGGATTAGAGAAGATTGTCCCAATTCATGCCATCGCCTTATCGTCTGTGCAACAGAGCCGGATCAAGCCTTAGAGTTTTCCATATGGCTCAATTATGATATTAATGATTATCAGCATAAAGATCAACTCAATCAACAAACGTTGGGCATCTGTTTATTAAAAAGCCTACGCTCCTATCAAGAAATTCAAAACTTAGAAAAAAAACGCCAAGAACTCACCGTTTTATCGACCCAACTCAAACATTTAAATCAAACTTTAGAGGCTCAAGTTAAATCCAGAACTCAAGAGCTGGCAACCAAAACGAAGCAACTAGAGCAAGAAATTAGCGATCGCACCCTCGCCGAAACCGATAAGCGAGCATCCGAAGATAAATTTTCCATTGTCTTTCAGTGTACTCCACACCCCATTACCATCACCTCCATGAAAGATGGGCGACATCTAGAAGTCAATGATGCCTTTCTAAGAACCACCGGATATACCAACGAAGAAGTCATAGGGCGCACCGCCGTAGAATTGCAACTCTGGACAAAAATGGAACAGAGAGTCAACCTCTTTGAAACCCTAGTGAGTCAGGGCTTTATCCGTGATTATGAATTTGAATTTTGTACCAAATCCGGAGAGCGTCGCATTACCTTACTTTCTGCCGATATCATTAAACTCAGGGGAGAAGATTGTTTACTGTCGGTCACCAATGATATTACCCAACGCAAACAAGCAGAAGAAGCCCTAGCCAAATCCAAAGAAACAGCAGAACAGGCGAATAAAGCCAAAAGTGAATTTTTGGCTAACATGAGCCATGAACTGCGCACCCCCTTAAATGCCATTCTTGGCTTTACCCAAATCATGAGTCGAGATGGCTCGCTCAAGCAGGAACACCAAGAAAATTTAGAGATTATTGGGCGATCGGGAGAACATCTTCTAGAGTTGATTAATGATATTTTGGAAATGTCCAAAATAGAAGCAGGTCGAGTGACCCTCAATCCCAGTAACTTCGATCTCTATCGCCTGCTCAAAAGTATTGAAGAAATGCTTCAGCTTAAAGCCACGTCAAAAGGCTTGCACCTCCTCTTTGAACGGGACTCGTATGTACCCCAATTTATTGGTGCAGATGAAGGAAAATTGCGCCAAGTTTTAATTAATTTATTGGGGAACGCGATTAAATTTACCCAAGATGGGGGGGTTGCCCTTCGGGTCAATGGACAATCAACAGCAGGACATCAGGAAGAGACGACAATTGAGTTTCGAGTCGAAGATACAGGCCCAGGAATTGCCCCAGAAGAGTTGCATCAACTGTTTGAACCCTTTGGGCAAACGGAAACCGGGCGTAAATCTCAACAGGGGACTGGATTGGGACTGCCCATTAGTCGTCAGTTTGTACAGTTGATGGGGGGAGATTTGACCGTGACTTCCCAAGTGGATTGCGGATCGACCTTTTCCTTTTCTATCCAAGTCAAATTAATAGATTCAAGTGAGATTGAGTTCTCTGTTCCCACTCGTAAGGTGAAGGGATTAGCTCCTGGGCAACCCACTAAACGGATTTTAGCTGTAGATGATCGCCAAGAAAGTCGGATGCTCCTGCTGCAAATGTTGGGCAATTTAGGCTTTGAGGTGGAGGTAGCATCTAATGGCCAAGAGGCGATTTCCATCTGGAAACGATGGTATCCCCATTTAATTCTCATGGATATGCAAATGCCGGTCATGGACGGTTACGAAGCCACCCGACAAATTAAAAGTACCTCCAAAGGTCGCAGTACCCTCATTTTTGCCCTCACAGCCAGCGCCTTTGAAGAAGAACGCAATTTAGTCCTCAGTGCTGGATGTGATGAATTCTTGCGTAAACCCTTCCGAGAAAACATTCTCTTAGAAAAAATTGCCCAACATCTAGGAATTGAGTATCTTTATCAAGAGAATGAAAATTCCCCCTCAGAAGCCGATCAACCTCTAGCGCGTCCTTTAGAAGACTATCTCGCAGAAATGACACCAGAGTGGATCGAAGAACTCTATCAAACTGCTATTAAAGGATTTGATGATGAAATGGTCTTACTCATTGACCAAATTCCCCAATCCTTAAGTCCTCTATCCCAGCAATTATCAGAATGGGCCCATAATTTTCGCTTTGACTGTGTGGTGTCGTTAATTGAAAAGGTAAGACCATGA
- a CDS encoding FGGY-family carbohydrate kinase, translating to MGLALGIDFGTSGARAIAINPDRAILAQATCTYDLQHPQVWKTSLFSLLEQLPLECRQQITRILINGTSATVLFCDREGEAIAPPLMYNDDRGKAVIPQLQRFAPADHLVLSATSSLAKLFWGLENLSFGDRPIYVLHQADWLASLLHGRLGISDYHNALKLGYDVHNLCYPDWFPQIPTTLKLPKIYTPGEAIAPILPDIAQSFSLPSDCLICAGTTDSIAAFIASGASFSGDAVTSLGSTLVLKLLSEIPVNDSRYGIYSHRFGDRYLVGGASNTGGAVLRHFFTDVELDTFSRQINPHQESPLDYYPLLGKGDRFPINDPNLLPRLDPRPDNPVEFLHGLLQAIARIEALGYQRLSELGATPLKRLYTAGGGAKSDTWSQLRQTYLSVPFLTPISPLAAYGSACLALNPI from the coding sequence ATGGGGTTAGCGTTAGGAATCGATTTTGGCACATCGGGAGCTAGGGCGATCGCCATTAACCCAGATCGGGCGATCCTTGCTCAGGCAACCTGCACTTACGATCTCCAGCATCCCCAAGTCTGGAAAACTAGCCTGTTTTCGTTATTGGAGCAACTGCCACTAGAGTGTCGCCAACAGATTACGCGAATTTTAATCAATGGCACTTCGGCAACCGTCCTATTTTGCGATCGCGAGGGCGAGGCGATCGCACCCCCACTAATGTACAATGACGACCGGGGAAAAGCGGTCATTCCTCAGTTACAACGCTTTGCGCCTGCGGATCATCTGGTTTTGAGTGCCACATCGAGCTTGGCGAAGCTGTTTTGGGGATTAGAAAACCTTTCATTCGGCGATCGCCCAATCTATGTCCTCCATCAAGCCGACTGGTTAGCCTCTTTGCTCCACGGAAGACTCGGGATCAGTGATTATCATAATGCCCTTAAATTGGGCTATGATGTCCATAATTTGTGCTATCCCGATTGGTTTCCCCAAATCCCTACAACTCTAAAGTTACCAAAAATTTATACCCCGGGAGAAGCGATCGCCCCTATCCTACCAGACATTGCCCAATCCTTTTCCCTCCCCTCCGATTGTCTCATTTGTGCTGGAACCACTGATAGTATTGCCGCCTTTATTGCCAGTGGTGCATCCTTTTCCGGTGATGCGGTGACCTCTCTTGGCTCCACCTTAGTGTTAAAATTGCTCAGTGAAATCCCGGTTAATGATAGCCGTTATGGAATTTATAGTCATCGGTTTGGTGATCGCTATTTAGTAGGAGGCGCTTCTAATACTGGGGGGGCAGTGCTGCGGCATTTTTTTACTGACGTAGAATTAGATACCTTCTCCCGTCAAATTAACCCTCATCAGGAAAGTCCCCTAGATTATTATCCCTTACTCGGAAAAGGCGATCGCTTTCCAATCAACGATCCGAACCTCCTCCCCCGTCTCGATCCCCGTCCAGATAACCCCGTTGAGTTTCTCCATGGACTCCTACAAGCGATCGCCCGTATTGAAGCTCTCGGATATCAACGACTCTCCGAACTGGGCGCTACCCCTCTCAAACGCTTGTATACGGCTGGAGGAGGTGCAAAAAGTGATACGTGGTCACAGTTACGGCAAACCTATTTATCGGTTCCCTTTCTCACCCCCATTAGTCCTTTAGCCGCCTATGGCAGCGCCTGTTTAGCCTTGAATCCAATTTAG
- a CDS encoding flavin-containing monooxygenase gives MSQTCEKYIILGAGFIGLGIAEALKSAQIPYDQVDASDDIGGNWYHGVYETAHIISSRKVTQFPQFPMPDDYPDFPSAAQMLAYLRDFANHYRLRENIELNRTVIAVNPTKNNLWHVIFANGEERIYKGILICNGHHWCKRFPEFQGEFKGEIIHSKDYKHPEQLRGKRVLVIGGGNSGCDIAAEAARVATKSFLSLRESVWFIPKTFVGVPVVNLVQWWMPEWVQRSMAQTIIQLTFGPHKRYGLPKPNHRLFAKHPTINNEVPYYIKQGKITPKPGIDSWHDSTVEFVDGSSANIDLIVCATGYHLAYPFLPDELQRIKGAIVQCYAGTFLDDYKGIYYIGWGQARGGVGSIIGSYSQFLVQCLQLQEELKIPLGLVFKKLGQELPTTHLSDPQAVFRQLKLGKVAFPLIRKIAYTLDSQYPEFENEVLPKNQAKRVISSTNC, from the coding sequence ATGTCCCAAACCTGTGAAAAATATATCATCCTTGGGGCAGGTTTTATCGGACTCGGTATTGCCGAGGCTCTGAAATCTGCCCAAATTCCCTACGATCAAGTTGATGCCAGCGATGATATTGGGGGCAATTGGTATCACGGCGTGTATGAAACCGCCCATATTATCTCCTCTCGAAAGGTTACCCAATTCCCTCAGTTTCCTATGCCAGATGACTATCCCGACTTTCCAAGTGCGGCTCAAATGTTAGCCTATCTGCGTGATTTTGCCAACCATTATCGATTACGGGAAAATATCGAACTCAATCGCACAGTCATCGCCGTTAATCCCACCAAGAATAATCTCTGGCACGTCATTTTTGCAAACGGAGAAGAAAGAATTTATAAGGGAATTTTAATCTGCAATGGTCATCATTGGTGCAAGCGCTTTCCAGAATTTCAGGGTGAATTCAAGGGTGAAATTATTCATTCTAAAGATTACAAACATCCGGAGCAACTACGGGGTAAACGAGTCCTTGTTATTGGTGGAGGTAACTCGGGTTGTGATATTGCTGCTGAAGCGGCACGAGTCGCGACAAAATCGTTTCTTAGCTTGCGGGAGTCTGTTTGGTTTATTCCCAAAACTTTTGTCGGTGTTCCAGTCGTTAATCTGGTTCAATGGTGGATGCCCGAATGGGTACAACGATCTATGGCTCAGACGATTATTCAGCTCACTTTTGGCCCCCATAAACGCTATGGTTTACCCAAACCAAACCATCGCTTATTTGCCAAGCATCCTACTATCAATAATGAAGTTCCTTATTATATTAAACAAGGAAAAATCACGCCCAAGCCTGGCATTGACTCCTGGCATGACTCTACCGTAGAGTTTGTCGATGGTAGTTCGGCTAATATTGATTTGATTGTTTGCGCTACAGGGTATCATCTTGCCTATCCCTTTTTGCCTGATGAACTGCAACGGATAAAAGGGGCGATCGTTCAATGTTATGCTGGTACTTTTTTAGACGATTATAAAGGGATTTACTATATTGGTTGGGGGCAAGCGCGAGGCGGAGTCGGTTCAATTATTGGCTCTTACAGTCAATTTTTAGTACAATGTTTACAACTACAAGAAGAACTTAAAATTCCCCTGGGCTTAGTCTTCAAAAAATTGGGGCAAGAATTACCCACAACTCACTTATCCGATCCACAAGCTGTTTTTAGACAGTTGAAGTTAGGGAAAGTTGCTTTTCCTTTAATTCGCAAAATTGCTTATACTCTGGATTCCCAATATCCTGAGTTTGAGAATGAAGTTTTACCCAAAAACCAAGCTAAAAGAGTAATATCTTCTACTAACTGTTGA
- a CDS encoding ABC transporter substrate-binding protein — protein sequence MLRNRQNEARWIGVGLAILLSLSLFACTQPQVSPLPETPLSSPEEIPTESIERVVALTTLSADILQRLDASKLVGIPGSSLLEKDPRFADIPPVSQGQTAPSLEKIIALKPDLVIGATGFHDQIAARLTELNIETYLVSLESWESLEALTEAIASAIDADPQPLLNQYQAFIPSSNPPGPSTLILASTQPILSPNKNSWSGDFLSQLNLENVTADLQGNAPISGYITLSPEKILQIDPDVLIVIQFANQSPLKELESNGFWSQLKAVKTQQVYVFDYYGLINPGTIDSIRNASEQLLKISAVTGQSALRLDDA from the coding sequence ATGTTGAGGAACAGGCAAAATGAGGCTCGGTGGATCGGAGTGGGTTTAGCTATCCTGCTGAGTTTGAGTCTCTTTGCCTGTACTCAACCCCAGGTTTCTCCCCTTCCAGAGACACCCCTTAGTTCTCCAGAAGAGATCCCAACCGAAAGCATAGAGCGAGTAGTGGCATTAACCACTCTTTCGGCGGATATTTTACAACGGTTAGACGCTTCTAAATTAGTGGGGATTCCTGGAAGTTCCCTACTAGAGAAAGACCCCCGGTTCGCGGACATCCCCCCTGTCAGTCAAGGACAAACTGCACCAAGTTTAGAGAAAATTATTGCTCTGAAACCCGATTTAGTCATTGGTGCAACTGGGTTTCACGATCAAATTGCGGCCAGGCTTACGGAGCTGAATATTGAGACGTATTTAGTCTCTTTGGAGAGTTGGGAAAGCTTAGAAGCCTTGACGGAAGCGATCGCCTCTGCTATTGATGCTGACCCCCAACCCCTGTTAAACCAATATCAAGCTTTTATTCCTTCTTCCAACCCCCCTGGGCCAAGCACTTTAATTCTGGCCAGTACCCAACCCATTCTATCGCCGAATAAGAATAGTTGGTCAGGTGATTTTTTAAGTCAGTTGAACCTTGAAAATGTCACTGCTGACTTACAAGGCAATGCCCCCATTAGTGGCTATATTACCCTCTCTCCAGAAAAAATATTACAAATTGATCCGGATGTATTAATTGTCATTCAATTTGCCAATCAATCTCCATTAAAAGAGTTAGAATCCAATGGATTTTGGTCACAACTTAAAGCAGTTAAAACCCAACAAGTTTATGTCTTTGACTACTACGGTTTAATTAACCCAGGTACTATAGACTCTATTCGCAACGCCAGTGAACAGCTACTAAAAATTAGCGCGGTTACAGGGCAAAGTGCCCTAAGATTGGACGATGCTTAG